In a genomic window of Streptococcus mitis NCTC 12261:
- the gdhA gene encoding NADP-specific glutamate dehydrogenase yields MTSAKEYIQSVFETVKARNGHEAEFLQAVEEFFNTLEPVFEKHPEYIEENILARITEPERVISFRVPWVDRDGKVQVNRGYRVQFNSAVGPYKGGLRFHPTVNQGILKFLGFEQIFKNVLTGLPIGGGKGGSDFDPKGKTDAEVMRFCQSFMTELQKYIGPSLDVPAGDIGVGGREIGYLYGQYKRLNQFDAGVLTGKPLGFGGSLIRPEATGYGLVYYTEEMLKANGNSFAGKKVVISGSGNVAQYALQKATELGATVISVSDSNGYVIDENGIDFDLLVDVKEKRRARLTEYAAEKATATYHEGSVWTYAGNYDIALPCATQNEINGEAAKRLVAQGVICVSEGANMPSDLDAIKVYKENGIFYGPAKAANAGGVAVSALEMSQNSLRLSWTREEVDGRLKDIMTNIFNTAKTTSETYGLDKDYLAGANIAAFENVANAMIAQGIV; encoded by the coding sequence ATGACATCTGCTAAAGAATATATCCAAAGCGTGTTTGAAACTGTAAAAGCTCGTAACGGGCACGAGGCTGAGTTCCTCCAAGCTGTTGAAGAATTTTTCAACACTTTGGAACCTGTATTTGAAAAACACCCTGAGTATATCGAAGAAAATATCTTGGCACGTATTACTGAACCAGAGCGCGTGATTTCTTTCCGTGTTCCTTGGGTTGACCGTGATGGAAAAGTTCAAGTAAACCGCGGCTACCGTGTTCAATTCAACTCAGCTGTTGGACCATACAAAGGCGGACTTCGTTTCCACCCAACTGTAAACCAAGGGATTTTGAAATTCCTCGGATTTGAACAAATCTTTAAAAACGTCTTGACTGGACTTCCTATCGGTGGAGGTAAAGGTGGATCAGACTTCGATCCTAAAGGTAAAACAGATGCTGAAGTGATGCGCTTCTGCCAAAGCTTCATGACTGAATTGCAAAAATACATCGGCCCATCACTTGACGTACCTGCTGGTGATATCGGTGTTGGTGGACGTGAGATTGGTTACCTTTATGGTCAATACAAGCGTCTTAACCAATTTGATGCTGGTGTCTTGACTGGTAAACCTCTTGGATTTGGTGGTAGTTTGATTCGTCCAGAAGCAACTGGTTACGGTTTGGTTTACTACACTGAAGAAATGCTTAAAGCTAACGGTAACAGCTTTGCTGGTAAGAAAGTGGTCATTTCAGGTTCTGGTAACGTTGCTCAATACGCTCTTCAAAAAGCGACTGAACTTGGTGCAACTGTTATCTCTGTATCTGACTCAAATGGTTATGTCATCGATGAAAATGGTATCGACTTCGATCTTTTAGTTGATGTTAAAGAAAAACGTCGCGCTCGTTTGACTGAGTATGCAGCTGAGAAAGCAACTGCAACCTACCACGAAGGTTCTGTATGGACTTATGCTGGAAACTATGACATCGCTCTTCCATGTGCGACTCAAAACGAAATCAACGGTGAAGCAGCTAAACGTTTGGTTGCTCAAGGCGTTATCTGTGTATCTGAAGGTGCCAACATGCCAAGCGACCTTGATGCCATCAAAGTTTACAAAGAAAATGGTATCTTCTATGGACCTGCCAAAGCTGCCAACGCTGGTGGTGTAGCCGTTTCAGCCCTTGAAATGAGCCAAAACAGTCTTCGTCTCTCATGGACTCGTGAAGAAGTTGATGGACGTCTCAAAGACATCATGACAAACATCTTCAACACAGCTAAAACAACTTCAGAAACATACGGTCTTGATAAAGACTACCTTGCAGGAGCAAACATTGCTGCCTTTGAAAATGTAGCAAATGCTATGATCGCACAAGGTATTGTTTAA
- a CDS encoding ATP-binding cassette domain-containing protein — translation MLDNKTLKHEVTSQKIEEVCKAVQVYDEIIAMPMKFNTIISEMGSNISGGQRQWIALARALINNLSIVILDEATSTLDTINEERITKYIKSQGCTQIIVAHRLSTIKDANIIFVMKGGKIVESGNHKYLMALGGEYYSLYTKRK, via the coding sequence TTGCTTGATAATAAAACTTTAAAGCACGAAGTTACTTCACAAAAGATAGAGGAAGTTTGTAAAGCAGTTCAAGTCTATGATGAAATCATAGCTATGCCGATGAAATTTAATACTATCATCTCAGAGATGGGTTCAAATATTTCAGGTGGTCAAAGACAATGGATAGCACTGGCACGTGCATTAATAAATAATCTTAGTATTGTAATTTTAGATGAAGCAACTAGTACATTAGACACTATTAATGAGGAAAGAATAACAAAGTATATAAAAAGTCAGGGCTGTACTCAAATAATTGTAGCTCATAGATTGTCAACGATTAAGGATGCGAATATTATTTTTGTAATGAAAGGTGGTAAGATTGTTGAGTCAGGAAATCATAAGTACTTAATGGCTCTTGGTGGAGAGTACTACAGCTTATATACAAAAAGGAAATGA
- a CDS encoding ATP-binding cassette domain-containing protein, with the protein MTIESGQRIALVGQPGSGKSTLSKIPSELYKIDTGKVLFDGVNINQIDKKILSQNLGVVPQDSFLLNRSIA; encoded by the coding sequence TTGACTATTGAGTCAGGACAGAGAATTGCACTAGTCGGTCAACCGGGGTCAGGAAAAAGTACGTTATCAAAAATACCATCAGAATTATATAAGATTGATACAGGAAAAGTTTTATTTGATGGTGTAAATATTAATCAAATAGATAAAAAAATATTAAGTCAAAATTTAGGAGTAGTTCCACAGGATTCATTTTTATTGAACAGAAGTATTGCTTGA
- the holA gene encoding DNA polymerase III subunit delta, translated as MLAIEESQKLTLSNLPSLSLFTGTDQGQFEVMKSQVLKQIGYDSADLNFAYFDMKEVVYKDVELELVSLPFFADEKIVILDHFVDITTAKKRFLTDAELKSFEEYLDNPSPITKLLIFAEGKLDSKRRLVKLLKRDAKVFDAVEAKEQELRQYFQKWSQKQGLQFANHSFENLLIKSGFQFSEIQKNLLFLQSYKEDSVIEEEDIVNAIPKTLQDNIFDLTQFILTKKMDQARDLVRDLTLQGEDEIKLIAVMLGQFRTFTQVKILAESGQTESQIASSLGSFLGRNPNPYQIKFALRDSRGLSLSFLKQAISYLIETDYQIKTGLYEKGFLLKKALLQIASQVN; from the coding sequence ATGCTAGCTATTGAAGAAAGCCAGAAGTTGACTTTATCAAATTTACCTAGTCTGAGCCTATTTACAGGGACAGACCAGGGTCAGTTTGAAGTGATGAAGAGTCAAGTGTTGAAACAGATTGGCTATGATTCTGCTGACCTCAACTTTGCCTACTTTGATATGAAAGAAGTGGTTTATAAGGATGTAGAACTGGAGTTGGTCAGCCTTCCTTTCTTTGCGGATGAGAAAATCGTGATATTAGACCATTTTGTCGATATCACAACAGCCAAGAAACGCTTTTTAACAGATGCTGAGCTCAAGTCGTTTGAGGAATACCTTGACAATCCTTCACCAATAACTAAGTTGTTAATCTTTGCAGAAGGAAAGCTGGATAGTAAAAGACGGTTGGTTAAATTACTGAAGCGTGATGCCAAGGTCTTTGATGCAGTAGAAGCCAAAGAACAAGAATTGCGCCAGTATTTTCAAAAGTGGAGTCAGAAACAAGGTCTGCAGTTTGCCAATCATTCTTTTGAAAATCTCCTCATCAAGTCTGGTTTCCAATTTAGCGAAATCCAGAAAAATCTCCTCTTTTTACAGTCCTATAAAGAAGACTCTGTTATCGAGGAAGAGGATATTGTTAACGCAATTCCCAAGACCTTGCAGGACAATATTTTTGATTTAACTCAGTTTATTCTGACTAAAAAGATGGACCAGGCGCGAGATTTGGTTAGAGACTTGACATTGCAAGGGGAAGATGAAATTAAACTGATTGCAGTCATGCTAGGACAATTTCGGACTTTTACTCAGGTGAAAATTTTGGCGGAGTCTGGGCAAACAGAATCGCAGATTGCAAGTAGTTTAGGTAGTTTTCTCGGACGCAATCCAAATCCCTATCAGATTAAGTTTGCGCTTAGGGATTCGCGAGGACTTTCCTTGAGCTTTTTGAAGCAAGCTATTTCCTATTTGATTGAGACAGACTATCAGATTAAGACAGGTCTTTATGAAAAAGGTTTCCTTTTGAAAAAGGCACTCTTACAGATTGCTAGTCAGGTTAATTGA
- the sodA gene encoding superoxide dismutase SodA has protein sequence MAIILPDLPYAYDALEPYIDAETMHLHHDKHHQTYVNNANAALEKHPEIGEDLEALLADVESIPADIRQALINNGGGHLNHALFWELMTPEKTAPSAELAAAIDATFGSFEEFQAAFTAAATTRFGSGWAWLVVNKEGKLEVTSTANQDTPISEGKKPILGLDVWEHAYYVKYRNVRPDYIKAFFSVINWNKVDELYAAAK, from the coding sequence ATGGCTATTATCTTACCAGATCTTCCATATGCATACGACGCTTTGGAACCATACATCGATGCGGAAACAATGCACTTGCACCATGACAAACACCATCAAACTTATGTCAACAATGCCAATGCAGCTCTAGAAAAACACCCTGAAATCGGTGAAGATCTTGAAGCCTTGCTTGCTGATGTAGAATCTATTCCAGCTGATATCCGTCAAGCACTTATTAACAACGGCGGTGGACACTTGAACCACGCTCTTTTCTGGGAATTGATGACTCCTGAGAAAACAGCTCCATCAGCAGAACTTGCAGCAGCAATCGATGCAACATTTGGTTCATTTGAAGAATTCCAAGCAGCCTTCACTGCAGCAGCAACAACTCGTTTCGGTTCTGGCTGGGCATGGTTGGTTGTCAACAAAGAAGGTAAACTTGAAGTGACTTCAACAGCAAACCAAGACACACCAATCTCAGAAGGTAAAAAACCAATCTTGGGCTTGGACGTTTGGGAACATGCTTACTACGTGAAATACCGCAACGTGCGTCCTGACTACATCAAAGCTTTCTTCTCAGTGATCAACTGGAACAAAGTAGATGAATTGTACGCAGCTGCTAAATAA
- a CDS encoding dihydroorotate oxidase: MVSTKTQIAGFEFDNCLMNAAGVACMTIAELEGVKNSAAGTFVTKTATLDFRQGNPEPRYQDVPLGSINSMGLPNNGLDYYLNYLLELQEKEPNRTFFLSLVGMSPEETHTILKKVQESEFRGLTELNLSCPNVPGKPQIAYDFETTDRILAEVFAYFTKPLGIKLPPYFDIVHFDQAAAIFNKYPLKFVNCVNSIGNGLYIEDESVVIRPKNGFGGIGGEYIKPTALANVHAFYQRLNPQIQIIGTGGVLTGRDAFEHILCGASMVQVGTTLHKEGVGAFERITNELKAIMSEKGYESLEDFRGKLRYID; encoded by the coding sequence ATGGTATCAACGAAAACGCAAATTGCTGGTTTTGAGTTTGACAATTGTTTGATGAATGCGGCAGGTGTGGCTTGTATGACGATAGCAGAGTTAGAAGGCGTTAAAAACTCAGCAGCAGGAACCTTTGTCACGAAGACAGCGACCTTGGACTTTCGTCAGGGAAATCCTGAGCCACGCTATCAAGATGTTCCACTTGGTTCCATCAACTCTATGGGCTTGCCAAATAATGGCTTAGATTATTACCTAAACTATCTTCTGGAATTACAAGAAAAGGAACCGAATCGTACCTTCTTTCTATCCTTAGTTGGAATGTCTCCAGAGGAAACCCATACTATCTTGAAAAAAGTCCAAGAGAGTGAGTTTCGTGGTCTGACTGAGCTAAATCTTTCCTGTCCAAATGTTCCAGGTAAACCTCAGATTGCCTATGATTTTGAGACAACTGACCGAATTTTGGCAGAAGTATTTGCCTACTTTACCAAACCTCTTGGGATTAAATTACCACCTTATTTTGACATTGTTCACTTTGACCAAGCGGCAGCTATTTTCAATAAATATCCGCTCAAGTTTGTCAACTGTGTTAACTCGATTGGGAACGGCCTTTATATAGAAGATGAATCTGTCGTTATTCGACCTAAGAATGGTTTTGGTGGGATTGGTGGGGAGTACATCAAACCGACTGCTCTAGCCAATGTTCATGCTTTTTATCAACGTCTCAATCCTCAAATCCAAATCATTGGAACAGGTGGTGTTCTGACTGGTCGAGATGCTTTTGAACACATCCTCTGTGGTGCTAGTATGGTACAGGTGGGAACCACCCTTCACAAAGAAGGTGTTGGTGCCTTCGAACGTATTACCAATGAACTGAAAGCAATCATGTCGGAAAAAGGGTATGAGAGCTTAGAAGATTTCCGTGGGAAATTGCGCTACATTGACTAA